The region tattttatttttttttatttttttttagcaaagtttgtaattttttttcaccacttagataaaaaaaaacctagtcatgttaggtgtctatgaactcgtaataacctagagaatcataatggcaggtcagttctagcatttagtgaacctagcaaaaaagccaaacaaaaaacaagtgtgggactgcacttttttttgcaatttcaccgcacttggaatttttttcctgttatctagtacatgacatggtaaaaccaatgatgtcgttcaaaagtacaactcgtctcgcaaaaaataagcgctcacatggccaaattgatggaaaaataaaaaaagttatggctctgggaaggaggggagcgaaaaacgaacacggaaaaatggaaaatcccaaggtcatgaaggggttaatctatggTGTTCATTATGGATGGTCAATGAAGTTGTTATACTTTTGTTTTTCAAGAAAAATTCACATGACCACTGTAGCCAACAAGTGACCTCAGAGGTGACACTAGCATTTACGACACTTGATCGATGaggtcagtgattagctgcagcggtcatgtggatGTACGACACATCACTGGTTTGGAAAACTAAACAAAGACCGGCAGGGGATACAGGAGCATCTGATCTAGAGCAGTGGCCAATGTTCATTCTTATGGCACTTATATTGTATTTTTTGTGTAAATTATTTGAATTTTATAGATCTTATTAAAAATTTGTTATTAATATTTTCAGCTGATTCGCACATTTTCAATCTCGCGTCGGTCTCTTTAACCATTCCATTTTCACCTGAGATTCTGTGGCTTAGTGATTTAGGTCTACAAAAGGCCTAAGAAGATTTAGGAGCTTTAGCCTGATTCACTTGCTCTGTAATCAGCCGTACAGTAATTTCATGGTTACTTACCACTGAAACTGGGTAACCGCTGCCCCTTACAAAAACCATTTGCTCTTTATGCAGCCATGTGACAGATACCATTAAACTATCTTACGTTTTGCTCAGAGATTAAATTGTCCAATCTACACCATGGCAAATCAACTTTGCAAACCATCCAGCCTAAAATCTTCACCTATAAATGTCTGAAGCCAGTAATAAGCATATGAAATATCCAGCATCATGGCTTCAAGAGTGGCATGTTAATCCCTTGTAATACGGAGCTAATCTGGAGGATCAAAATCAGTTTCTTGTTGTCCCttctcgcaattttttttttctaggtcAAGTTAAATTGTTTTAGACATCATTATGGGGTATAATTACATTTAATTCACATGATACTTTATGTTTCTTAAATTCCATTAAGGTTGTTTTAATCACATGCATTTTAGTTTACTAGTTTGACCATAgtcagtgttaggccggcgtcacactcagcgtatgtaaatacggtccgttttttacggccgtaatacgcagaaaagtccccaaaatagtggtccgtatgtcatccgtaggcagggtgtgtcagcgtattttgcgcatggcatcctccgtatgtaatccgtatggcatccgtactgcgatattttctcgcaggcttgcaaaaccgacatctaatggatttatgtgctcaaatgttcgttaaaacatatatacagtatatatatatatatatatatatatatatgtcattgagacacatatatacagtgcctacaagtagtattcaaccccctgcagatttagcaggtttacacatttggaattaacttggcattgtgacatttggactgtagatcagcctggaagtgtgaaatgcactgcagcaaaaaagaatgttatttctttgtttattttttttttaaattgtgaaaagtcttttcagagggtcatttattattcaacccctcaacccaccagaattctgtttggttcccctaaagtattaagaagtagttcaggcacaaagaacaatgagcttcacatgtttggattaattatctctttttccagccttttctgactatttaagaccctccccaaacttgtgaacagcactcaaacatggtcaacatgggaaagacaaaggagcattccaaggccatcagagacaagatcgtggagggtcacaaggctggcaaggggtacaaaaccctttccaaggagttgggcctacctgtctccactgttgggagcatcatccggaagtggaaggcttatgaaactactgttagccttccacggcctggacagcctttgaaagtttcctcccgtgccgaggccaggcttgtccgaagagtcaaggctaacccaaggacaacaaggaaggaaatccgggaagatctcatggcagtggggacattggtttcagtcaataccataagtaacgtactccaccgcaatggtctccgttccagatgagcccgtaaggtacctttactttcaaagcgtcatgtcaaggctcgtctacagtttgctcatgatcacttggaggactctgagactgactgtttcaaggttctctggtctgatgagaccaagatcgagatctttggtgccaaccacacacgtgacgtttggagactggatggcactgcatacgaccccaagaataccatccctacagtcaagcatggtggtggcagcatcatgctgtggggctgtttctcagccaaggggcctggccatctggtccgcatccatgggaagatggatagcacggcctacctggagattttggccaagaacctccgctcctccatcaaggatcttaagatgggtcgtcatttcatcttccaacaagacaatgacccaaagcacacagccaagaaaaccaaggcctggttcaagaggcaaaaaatcaaggtgttgcagtggcctagtcagtctcctgaccttaacccaattgaaaacttgtggaaggagctcaagattaaagtccacatgagacacccaaagaacctagataacttggagaagatctgcatggaggagtgggccaagataactccagagacctgtgccggcctgatcaggtcttataaaagatgattattagctgtaattgcaaacaaaggttattccacaaaatattaaacctaggggttgaataataattgacccacacttttatgtttcaaatttataaaaatttaactgagcaacaaaactttttggtttgtaagatttatgcatctgttaataaatcttgctcttgtttgaagtttgaaggctctaacttatttgcattttattaaacctgctaaatctgcagggggttgaatactacttgtaggcactgtatatatatatatatatatatatatatatatatatatatatatatatatatatatatatatatatatatattctgtatttatatttaattcagcgcgatatatgtgaaaagccggtaattcaattgccggcttttcatttctccttcccaaacccgacaggatatgagacatggtttacatacagtaaaccatctcatatcccttttttttggctacaaacatctgcccccagccaccccagaaaaggcacatctggaagatgcgcctattctggcacttggccactctcttcccactcccgtgtagcggtgggatatgggataatgaagggttaatgtcaccttgctattaaatcattttacagccaggagctgtgctaaagcactcgctcctgcctgtaaaaccccgggtactgaatggaaagcagtttgatctgtagttactttgagtcgcggtgatgcgccctctgctgaatgtcctcatatgaactcgagcgtgggaacttttccaaggctccagttcatgaggacatccagcagagggcgcatcaccgcaactcaaggaaactacagatcaccctgctttccattcagtacccggggttttacaggcaggagcgagtgctttagcacagctcctggctgtaaagtgatttaaccccttaagatggatttacttcgtgggacttgactgatcatcggaaggtatgagatattgttgatttgttatttttactttttcacagaacgagggtcttcagctggattaagaataataaaatattacaacaacctgtgtctttatttcattaaaggactttgtaataatgtgtgtgtgttttattaaccatttcgtactattggattaataatggataggtgtcataattgacgcctctccattattaatctggcttaatgtcaccttccaatagcaaggtggcattaacccttcattaccccatatcccaccgctacacggggggtgggaagagagaggccaagtgccagaataggcgcatcttccagatgtgccttttctggggtggctgggggcagatgtttgtagccgggtgggccaataaccatggaccctatctaggctattaatatctgccctcagtcactggctttaccactctggcggagaaaattgcgcgggagcccacgccaattttttctgcaatttaaccctttattttacatgctacagtgcccaaattttgcacatacacactactaacgttagtagtgtagaatatgcaaaaaaaaagggatatgagatggtttactgtatgtaaaccatgtctcatatcctgtcgggtttgggaaggagaaatgaaaagccggcaattgaattaccggcttttctctctaacaccggtgcgtatttctcgcaagtcacactgctggtccgtgtgtaatccgtatttttctcgcccccatagactttcattggcgatttttttgcgcattacggtgacgaacgcagcatgctgtgattttgtacggccgtacaagaccgtataatacggatcagtaaaatacggctgataggagctgggacatagagaatcattgggccgtgtgttatgcgtattttacgggtgtattttctgcgctcatacgtccgtaaaactcgccagtgtgaggccggcctaaggctacgttcacatattcagtatttggtcagctttttacctcagtatttgtaagccaaaaccaggagtgggtaataaatacagaagtggtgacgtgctcctgttatacttttcctctgattgttccactcctggttttggcttacaaatactgaggcaaaaaactgaccaaatactgaagttttttaatgagtttttggacCGTTTTTGATACTGCGCATTTTTGCTGCATCAGGAACGCagagtcttacagttccagcaaagtggatgggatttatagaaatctcctgcccaatgTGCTTCTTATTTACACCGCATAATCTGACCTGCGGTCCGAGttacaaatccgcaacatgtcaatttctcttgtgggtacactgagatttatgtgcagattttccccatagacttacattagaagTGGGAAATCCACAGGAAAATAACGCACATGCATTTTCAGTCTGTTTCCACTGCTGAAACGCAACAAAAAGGCATGTAACCcacacatgactatatcaataaagttttttttttttacagccaaaTACCATGAAGtacaaaaaacaaagcagctttatttaaaacacaaCACACCAACAGGAGATAAAAACCGCAGCATCCAAAACGCGATAAAAAACACATGCAACTAATTAGCATAATAGATGCAGAATATcttcaacatcaaaaactcacccgtGGGAACAcggcctaaggctacattcacacgatGAGCTCTTGATaagttttgatgttgcagattttcagcaccatttctgcacctgttAAACCAATTAGGCTATTTGCAGGGGGGGGGGTAGCATTTTTACCATTTGGGGTAGATATGGAGTTTTGATTGCTCGTTATTGTAATTTACTGCAATGTTGCGGTAGCCAAAAAAAGGTAACTGaagtttcacatttttttctaGTTACGTCACTTAttgatcagattaatttactttctgaacgcagtgataccaaatatgtgtttttatttttttttaatggggcaaaaggggggtgatttgaacttttgtgtttttgttttgtttgttttttttgtttttacttgcttcaatagtctccttagaagacttgaagctgtgatcatccgatcacctgtgctacacatagcagggcttcagcacgGGGGGACCCATTTCTGTCTTCTGTAGACCccaagctgtcatgacaacccatcggcgggACTTGTGACACGGTTCCGGCCTGCACGTGTTGAATGTTGCTGTCAAAGATTGATAGCAGCGTTTAACATTTGACAGTAACAGCCGCTGATGGATCACAGATCCATCCACGGCTGTTGGGGTAACATGACAGTTGATCAGATCAtatgtcatgtgcagggaaagatgtgagctcagcgcccaagcctgcatcaaaggcagggacacaactGATGTAGGGTTATTCTACAAGTATGATGGGCTGAGTTTCACTATGACCATGTGAACTTTCTGCAACAAAAATTTGGTTCTGGCTCCCCAGAGCAGCATGCACTCTTCAATGCACTCTTCAATGAGTTGATGAGTTGGATTGTCAAGTCATTAAAAACAGTAATGTGTAAATTTGGCAGTCAcactttggctgctgtcacactagcagtatttggtcagtattttacatcagtatttggaagccaaaaccaggagtggaacaatcagaggaaaagtataatagaaacacgtcaccacttctggatttatcacccactcctggttttggcttacaaatactgatggaaaatactgaccaaatactgatagtgtgacggcagcctttaaCTGATGAGTGATATAAATTGAATAaacatcttagggtatgtgcacacattgcggatttggctgcggatacgtagcggatttggccctgcggatttgtaaacctatggaaaaccaaatctgcagtgcacatgctgtgcaaATTCCCGCGCGGAAACGCAACGGTTTATTTtcagcagaatgtcaattctttgtgcagattccgcagcattttacacctgttccataattggaatccgttgGTGTAAAAAGCAGGCAAATCCACAGATAATCCGAGGTGAATCCGCTGGTAAAACGCcagggtgttttacctgcggattctgcagaatccgagcggaaaaatccgcaatggaatccgcaacgtgtgcacataccctaaatgagcGCAGTCCTGCTTGAACTTACATGTACTGTACATCATGCCGTTGAAAAGGGGTTAAGTACAAGTGCATATCATAGTACAGACATGGTGTAAAGCTTAAAAGACGTGTCATTTTTAAGTCAGAGAATTTCACACGGAAATCCACTCCTTTAGAACCTCTGCTAACAAGCGTGTAAAATCAACCCATCTTCAACCAGAAAACTCagaagatatttttttttatataacttcCATCCAATTTTCATCCATGCGCTATCTGTGTGTCCGTTTTCATACATTTATACTAAAAAATGTACATCAAATCCAGTTTCCCAGCCACTTAGATGTTCCGTGTGTGATCCCATTTTTTTATGCCCCTTGTAGCCTTGAGTGTGAAAATCGGGCAGAATGAAAAATCATTCATCTGCACAGCCCTATTGATCAACACGGGTGAGTGTGCTGACCGATTTCTACgatcgtctgcatgagccctaacatTTTAGGCAGAATTGTATAACTGGGCATGTGAGAACACAGTCACCTTTTACTATGATAGCACACTGTATGCTATAGCACATGTAAAGCATATGTCGCCTGCAATTATAAAATAGTCATTCGCTATAAAACATCTTAGAACATTGCATATTTTACCTTGAAGATGGCAAGGAACGTCGTAGTCAATCTCATCATGCCTTGAGGGGCTGAGAAATAATGTTCCATCCACCAATGGGAACTGCTCAAATACAGGGAGCACCCGATGGCATAATGCACAGTTGACTACGTTTCGGTGACTAGCACTGAGGGCTGATAGGATAAATTTCCGTAGATCCTCCCCCTGTCCAACCTGCGCGTCATCTTCCATACGTACATGAAACGTATTCAGTTTATGCCGTGGTATATGAGCTAATAATTCGGAAAGGTCAAGTCTCCGGAGGAATTGTACTGGTGCATCTAATCGCCCAGATCTGTGAGCCTGTAACCCAGAAATACTGTAATCAAAGTGAGTACTCCTGAGCATGCCACCGGTGGCCATATTTTTCTTGTGAGGCTCCAAATGAATAGCGTTCTTTAAAAATTCACCTAAGTATCTAGAACTGCGGGGGACGTTAAAGTGAGAAGGGGAAAGTATAGGATAGCCAGCAGGCGGAGACTGACCCGGAGAAATACATGGAGACCGTAACCCATGTGAACCGCCACTGCATTTTTCTTGGGAGTTCTGTCTGTCCACAGAATGTCTACGTGGAAGTTCAAAGTTCATGCCTTTTTGAGGTTTTGATGACCCCCGACATTTCTTTACATCATCGGAGGACTCAGACATAGATCTACCAGTGGTCTTTTCTGGGAgagatttcttctttttttcatcaTGCATTCGCTTTACTTGATACCAGTCCGTATCTTTCTTCAGGTGGCCCTGACCACAGCGACAAGAGCAGAACCGAAAAGCCAGATCATATCCCTTTTTTGTCCACATGTTCTGGCGACACTGTTTCTCATTCCAGCTTCGTGCTCTGCCAATGCAATTGAACTGGACAAGAATACTACTTTCCCATTCATAAAAGCACTGTAGATGCATCCACGTACTAAAAGGGCAGTGCTCATTATTACAAATGACTTTCTGGTAGTCGTCTTTTTCCAAGTCAACAGATCTACCTAGACTACAAATGAGTGGAGTGGCACAAACCgtttctgttaaaaaaagaaaacaaaaaaaagattaaaaacatcAAAAAGTTATCAAGAAAATGCATCATTATATTTTATGCTATTGGTCTATAGtatctgtacagaaaaaaaaaagaactatgaTCTTTGCAGCTAAGTAATCGCCACCATATGATTTAGCAGAAATGGAATTTCCAAAAAGCAAGTTTCCTTTAACAAgacatttttggtatttttttaaatcatattACAATTGTTCTGTTCTAGCAGTGAATTCAGCTATCCAGAGAGTTTAGTCACTTTGCATCTATCACTGCTATGACATTGTACTTTCTATATTTTAATCCTATTTCTTATTATTTGGTATTTTGGCGATTTAATGTACTCACTCTAGTGTCAGTTTGCTATGTATTACAGGAAAGGTCTTAGATCATTGTGATATAGCTCCTGTTGCATTCTGGCATTGTTCTTGTCACAATAAAGACAGTAGCCATCTTTTCCTCTTCACTCCCGATGGAGAAATCACCTTACCACTCGTTTTTCTACCCTGGTGCTCCTTGCAAACTGTCTGTTCCAA is a window of Ranitomeya variabilis isolate aRanVar5 chromosome 2, aRanVar5.hap1, whole genome shotgun sequence DNA encoding:
- the HECA gene encoding headcase protein homolog; translation: MPNVKNSKGKKNKRANSSGDEQDNGATAAAAAAAVVAAAAAAGGGGGGGGGMAAATAGAAAASSSALSAASAAPPLAAAAPSSDSRTETVCATPLICSLGRSVDLEKDDYQKVICNNEHCPFSTWMHLQCFYEWESSILVQFNCIGRARSWNEKQCRQNMWTKKGYDLAFRFCSCRCGQGHLKKDTDWYQVKRMHDEKKKKSLPEKTTGRSMSESSDDVKKCRGSSKPQKGMNFELPRRHSVDRQNSQEKCSGGSHGLRSPCISPGQSPPAGYPILSPSHFNVPRSSRYLGEFLKNAIHLEPHKKNMATGGMLRSTHFDYSISGLQAHRSGRLDAPVQFLRRLDLSELLAHIPRHKLNTFHVRMEDDAQVGQGEDLRKFILSALSASHRNVVNCALCHRVLPVFEQFPLVDGTLFLSPSRHDEIDYDVPCHLQGRLMHLYAVCVDCLEGVHKIICIKCKSRWDGSWHQLGTMYTYDILAASPCCQARLNCKHCGKPVIDVRIGMQYFSEYSNVQQCPHCGNLDYHFVKPFSSFKVLEAY